A window of the Lactuca sativa cultivar Salinas chromosome 5, Lsat_Salinas_v11, whole genome shotgun sequence genome harbors these coding sequences:
- the LOC111888523 gene encoding bark storage protein A, which translates to MRAFFKTFGWFVVGLCFLVNRVECMVPKSLLKDIDKINKVGSYGIVVPNSFEMNPLLQSSSFIANKKRPYIDISGRRFRIGTLENQRVIIVMTGLAMLNAGITTQLLLSLFNVKGVIHFGIAGNANTELEIGDVAIPEFWAHTGLWVWQRYGEGSQSELPLESNGDYTRSIGYLKFSDYNNDTNTQQIKIKDNLLNNVWYQPEEIFPINTTPESRQHAFWVPVDNNYYTLSKQLEGIKLERCINGTICLPREPKVSRVQRGVSANIFVDNGAYRNFLNSKFNVTPIDMESAAVALICYQQKIPFIAIRALSDLAGGGSAISNEASNFAPLAAQNAVVALVKFVTLLPSKV; encoded by the exons ATGAGGGCTTTCTTTAAGACATTTGGATGGTTTGTAGTAGGGTTATGTTTCTTGGTGAATAGAGTTGAATGTATGGTTCCCAAGAGTTTATTGAAAGACATTGATAAGATAAACAAGGTTGGTTCATATGGTATTGTCGTGCCCAATAGCTTCGAAATGAATCCACTTTTGCAGTCATCGAGCTTCATAGCAAATAAAAAACGTCCTTATATTGATATTTCAG GAAGAAGGTTTCGTATAGGAACTCTAGAAAATCAAAGGGTCATCATTGTCATGACTGGATTAGCCATG CTGAACGCAGGGATTACTACACAATTATTGTTAAGTCTGTTTAACGTGAAAGGAGTCATACACTTTGGAATTGCGGGAAATGCAAATACTGAACTTGAAATCGGAGATGTGGCCATCCCCGAGTTTTGGGCTCATACTGGTCTATGGGTATGGCAG AGATATGGAGAAGGGTCTCAAAGCGAGTTACCCCTGGAATCCAATGGCGACTATACAAGAAGCATTGGCTACCTAAAGTTTTCTGATTACAATAACGACACCAATACACAACAAATCAAGATCAAAGACAATCTTTTAAATAATGTTTGGTATCAGCCAGAAGAAATATTCCCCATCAACACAACCCCTGAAAGTAGACAACATGCATTTTGGGTCCCTGTTGACAACAACTACTACACACTTTCCAAACAACTCGAG GGCATTAAGTTGGAGAGATGTATAAATGGTACGATTTGTTTACCTAGGGAACCTAAAGTGTCAAGAGTTCAGAGGGGTGTAAGTGCAAATATATTCGTAGATAATGGGGCTTATAGAAACTTTCTAAATAGCAAATTCAATGTGACCCCAATAGATATGGAAAGTGCTGCAGTTGCGCTAATTTGCTATCAACAAAAAATCCCATTTATTGCAATTAGAGCTCTTTCTGATTTAGCTGGTGGGGGGTCTGCAATTTCTAATGAAGCTTCCAATTTTGCTCCTTTGGCAGCTCAAAATGCCGTTGTTGCATTGGTTAAATTTGTAACATTATTGCCCTCTAAAGTCTAA